Proteins found in one Populus alba chromosome 14, ASM523922v2, whole genome shotgun sequence genomic segment:
- the LOC118041484 gene encoding probable pectinesterase/pectinesterase inhibitor 7: MMPSKLVSLVALAVVFLPFLASPSLADAPSSPVSPRTLCKYTPDPSFCKSVLPVQSTNVYDSARLCVRKSLSQSRKFLNLVNGYLSRPSTLSVAATRALGDCQFLANLNIEFLLSSFQTVNATSKTLPSLQADNVQTLLSAILTNQQTCLDGLQTTSSASSASNGLSVPLSNDTKLYSVSLAFFTQGWVPKKKKGSTWQPKSKQFTFRHGRLPMKMSARTRAIYESVSTRKLLQTVNNDIEVSDIVTVSQDGQGNFTTINDAVAAAPNNTDGSNGYFMIYVAAGIYEEYVSVAKNKKYLMMVGDGINQTVLTGNRSVVDGWTTFNSATFAVVAPNFIAVNITFRNTAGAVKHQAVAVRNGADLSAFYGCSFEGYQDTLYTHSLRQFYRECDIYGTVDFIFGNAAVVFQNCNLYPRLPMSGQFNAITAQGRTDPNQNTGTSIHNCTIRAADDLASSNTTVKTYLGRPWKQYSRTVYMQSFMDSLINPAGWQIWSGDFALNTSYYAEYNNTGPGSDTTNRVTWPGFHVINATDAVNFTVSSFLMGNDWLPQTAVPFSSGLI, from the exons ATGATGCCTTCTAAGCTCGTCTCTCTGGTAGCGTTGGCTGTTGTTTTTCTTCCCTTCCTTGCCTCTCCATCTTTAGCAGATGCACCAAGTAGTCCTGTCAGCCCTCGAACCCTTTGCAAGTACACCCCAGACCCTTCCTTTTGCAAATCTGTTCTCCCTGTCCAATCTACCAATGTCTATGACTCTGCCCGACTTTGCGTCCGAAAGTCCCTGTCACAATCCCGTAAATTTTTGAACCTGGTTAATGGATATCTCTCACGCCCCTCCACTTTGTCGGTCGCTGCCACTCGGGCTCTTGGGGATTGTCAGTTTCTAGCTAATCTAAACATAGAGTTTTTGTTGAGCTCCTTTCAAACTGTCAATGCTACTAGTAAAACCTTGCCTTCTTTGCAAGCTGATAATGTGCAAACTTTGCTAAGTGCCATTCTAACGAACCAGCAAACCTGTTTAGATGGCCTACAGACCACATCTTCTGCTTCGAGTGCAAGTAACGGTCTCTCAGTCCCTTTGTCCAATGACACAAAACTTTATAGTGTTTCTCTAGCTTTTTTCACCCAAGGTTGGGTtcctaaaaagaagaaagggagCACATGGCAGCCTAAAAGCAAGCAGTTTACATTCAGACATGGACGATTGCCAATGAAAATGTCTGCCAGGACCCGTGCAATTTACGAGTCAGTGAGCACAAGAAAACTCCTCCAGACAGTGAATAACGATATAGAGGTCAGTGATATAGTGACGGTGAGTCAGGACGGACAAGGAAATTTCACAACCATCAATGATGCTGTCGCTGCAGCTCCAAATAATACCGACGGCAGTAATGGCTACTTCATGATTTATGTCGCTGCAGGCATTTATGAAGAGTATGTGTCTGTTGCAAAGAACAAGAAATATTTGATGATGGTTGGAGATGGTATAAATCAAACGGTGCTTACTGGGAATCGTAGTGTTGTTGATGGGTGGACTACTTTCAATTCTGCTACATTTG CTGTGGTGGCACCCAATTTTATTGCAGTGAACATCACATTCCGTAACACAGCTGGGGCAGTCAAGCATCAGGCTGTAGCTGTTCGAAATGGAGCTGATTTGTCTGCATTTTATGGTTGCAGTTTTGAAGGGTACCAGGATACCTTATACACCCATTCTCTGAGACAATTCTACAGGGAGTGTGATATCTATGGCACtgttgattttatatttggCAATGCTGCTGTTGTTTTCCAAAACTGTAACTTGTATCCACGGCTGCCTATGAGTGGTCAATTCAATGCCATCACTGCCCAAGGTAGAACAGATCCGAACCAAAACACAGGCACATCTATACATAATTGTACTATTAGAGCTGCTGACGATTTGGCTTCGAGCAATACAACGGTAAAAACATATCTTGGGAGGCCATGGAAGCAGTATTCAAGAACTGTTTATATGCAAAGTTTCATGGATTCACTGATAAATCCTGCTGGTTGGCAAATATGGAGTGGAGATTTCGCACTAAATACATCATATTATGCAGAATACAACAACACCGGACCGGGTTCTGACACTACAAACAGGGTAACATGGCCCGGTTTCCACGTTATTAACGCTACTGATGCTGTTAATTTCACAGTGTCTAGCTTCTTGATGGGGAATGATTGGCTACCTCAAACAGCCGTTCCCTTCTCCAGTGGCCTGATATGA